One region of Candidatus Eisenbacteria bacterium genomic DNA includes:
- a CDS encoding dihydrofolate reductase, whose protein sequence is MGTIIVTEFVSLDGVMEAPGGGESYKHRGWTFEINRGKEGDQFKLDEALDAEALLLGRVTYQSFAAAWPTRKGELADKFNSMPKYVISSTLDKGQWNNTTVLKGNAVENVANLKKKLRGNIVVHGSARLVQTLLEHGLVDELRLMVFPVVLGTGKGLFGATSDKKRLHLTESKTVGDGVVILTYKASTQ, encoded by the coding sequence ATGGGCACGATCATCGTCACCGAATTCGTCTCCCTCGACGGCGTCATGGAGGCGCCCGGCGGAGGTGAGAGCTACAAGCACCGTGGCTGGACCTTCGAGATCAATCGCGGGAAAGAGGGCGACCAGTTCAAGCTGGACGAGGCCCTCGACGCCGAGGCGCTCCTGCTAGGTCGAGTCACCTATCAAAGCTTCGCCGCAGCCTGGCCCACGAGAAAGGGCGAGCTCGCGGACAAGTTCAACAGCATGCCGAAATATGTCATCTCCTCGACGCTCGACAAGGGCCAATGGAACAACACCACGGTGCTCAAGGGCAACGCGGTGGAGAACGTCGCGAATCTGAAGAAGAAGTTGCGCGGGAATATCGTTGTTCATGGCAGCGCCCGCCTCGTGCAGACCCTGTTGGAGCACGGCCTCGTCGACGAATTGCGCTTGATGGTGTTCCCAGTTGTCCTTGGCACAGGGAAGGGCCTGTTTGGCGCGACGAGCGACAAGAAGCGACTGCACCTGACGGAGTCGAAGACGGTCGGCGACGGGGTCGTCATTCTGACTTATAAGGCCAGCACGCAATAG
- a CDS encoding response regulator, producing the protein MTMLKRILLAEDNENDVELTLTALVENNLANEVVVVRDGAEAWDFLRREGTFTGRNGGNPAVVLLDLKMPKVDGLELLRRMRQDVRFRTVPVVVLTSSREESDIIQSYQLGVNAFVVKPVAFKEFVGAVKNLGLFWAVLNEPPPDRLQSPSPV; encoded by the coding sequence ATGACCATGCTGAAGCGGATCTTGCTCGCAGAGGACAATGAGAACGACGTCGAGCTCACATTGACGGCACTCGTCGAAAACAACTTGGCGAACGAAGTTGTTGTTGTGAGAGACGGTGCGGAGGCTTGGGATTTTCTTCGCCGCGAAGGGACGTTCACGGGTCGGAATGGAGGCAATCCGGCCGTCGTTCTCTTGGATCTGAAAATGCCGAAAGTGGACGGGCTGGAGCTCCTTCGGCGAATGCGCCAGGACGTTCGGTTCCGGACCGTTCCTGTCGTTGTGCTCACCTCCTCGCGAGAGGAGTCGGACATCATCCAGAGCTACCAGCTTGGCGTCAACGCGTTCGTGGTCAAGCCGGTGGCCTTTAAAGAGTTCGTCGGAGCCGTCAAGAATCTCGGCCTCTTCTGGGCGGTGCTGAACGAGCCCCCGCCCGACCGGCTCCAGTCGCCCTCGCCGGTCTAG
- a CDS encoding response regulator gives MDSMHDRAEATSGACILHVEDDRADRELVRAALEAEGIPLELIQVETREEFQAALAQDGVMLVLSDYALPHFDGLTALELVQERRPNLPFIFVSGTMGEDAAIESLRRGATDYVLKERLSRLGPAVLRALEEVAARRRRLEVAEVAERQRAVVALNNDVTLAVSQAIALRGMLQLCTESMVRNLGAAFARIWTLNAMGDILLLQASAGMYTHLDGPHSRVPVGKFKVGLIAQERRPHLTNDVLNDPRIGDPEWARREGMVAFAGHPLVVGERLVGVMAMFSKRVLAENMLDALGAVARTIAMGIERWRLEEQLHQSQKMEAIGQLAGGVAHDFNNLLTIVSGYSQLLLSQKDLSDPVREKIHEISQAGDRAASLTRQLLAFSRKQVLEPMVLDLNALVTGVEKMLRHTIGADIDLGTALDPSLARVTADPGQIEQIILNLAVNARDAMPHGGKLTIETANVELDESYTRTHATAKPGSYVMLAVSDTGCGMAPEVMNRVFEPFFTTKGPGKGTGLGLATVYGIVQQSGGHIGLYSELGRGTTFKVYLPRTEAQVPSGESRQETRVLPAGSETLLLVEDDAAVRTLSRGVLEMSGYTVLEANVGREALRICERHSGPIQMVITDVVMPEIGGRMLVEQISALRPGIKVLYVSGYTDDTVIRHGVLEEGTAFLQKPFTPVALANKVRDVLDKPSTQHSAARVR, from the coding sequence ATGGACTCGATGCACGACAGAGCGGAAGCAACATCTGGGGCCTGCATCCTGCACGTCGAGGATGACCGCGCGGATCGGGAGCTGGTTCGCGCGGCGCTTGAAGCCGAAGGTATCCCTCTCGAGCTCATCCAGGTGGAGACCAGGGAGGAGTTCCAGGCGGCGCTCGCACAGGACGGCGTCATGCTTGTTCTGTCCGACTACGCGCTGCCGCATTTCGACGGCCTGACCGCGCTCGAGCTCGTGCAGGAAAGGAGACCGAACCTTCCGTTCATATTCGTTTCCGGGACCATGGGCGAGGATGCAGCCATCGAGAGCCTTCGCCGGGGGGCTACCGACTACGTCTTGAAGGAGCGGCTATCACGGCTCGGGCCCGCCGTGCTGCGCGCCCTGGAGGAGGTCGCGGCGCGCCGACGGAGGCTCGAAGTAGCCGAGGTCGCGGAGAGGCAGCGAGCCGTGGTCGCGCTCAACAACGACGTGACACTCGCGGTCAGCCAAGCCATTGCCCTCCGAGGCATGCTTCAACTTTGCACAGAATCGATGGTGCGTAACTTAGGAGCGGCCTTCGCCCGAATCTGGACCCTCAATGCGATGGGGGACATCCTGCTGCTACAGGCCAGTGCGGGCATGTATACGCACCTCGACGGTCCACACAGCCGAGTACCGGTCGGCAAATTCAAGGTTGGGCTGATCGCGCAGGAGCGGCGGCCTCATCTCACGAACGATGTTCTCAACGATCCCCGTATTGGTGATCCCGAATGGGCCCGGCGGGAAGGGATGGTCGCCTTCGCAGGCCATCCCTTGGTCGTGGGCGAGCGCCTCGTCGGTGTTATGGCAATGTTTTCCAAACGGGTTCTCGCCGAAAACATGCTGGACGCACTGGGGGCCGTGGCCCGAACGATTGCCATGGGAATCGAGCGTTGGCGGTTGGAGGAGCAACTCCACCAGAGCCAGAAGATGGAGGCCATTGGTCAACTCGCGGGCGGGGTGGCTCATGATTTCAACAACCTCTTGACGATCGTCTCCGGTTATTCGCAGCTCCTGTTGAGCCAAAAGGATCTGAGTGACCCCGTACGGGAGAAGATTCATGAGATCAGTCAGGCGGGAGACCGAGCCGCGTCATTGACCCGCCAGCTGCTCGCCTTCAGCCGCAAGCAGGTGCTGGAACCCATGGTGCTCGACCTGAATGCGCTCGTTACCGGCGTAGAGAAGATGCTCCGCCACACGATCGGGGCGGACATCGATTTGGGCACGGCATTGGATCCTTCGCTCGCGCGCGTGACGGCAGACCCAGGGCAGATCGAGCAGATCATCTTGAATTTGGCCGTCAATGCTCGCGATGCGATGCCCCACGGGGGCAAGCTGACGATCGAGACAGCCAATGTTGAGCTGGACGAGAGCTACACACGCACGCACGCGACCGCGAAGCCGGGGAGTTACGTCATGCTGGCAGTGAGCGATACCGGATGCGGAATGGCGCCGGAGGTCATGAACCGGGTGTTCGAGCCGTTCTTCACAACCAAGGGACCAGGAAAAGGCACGGGGCTCGGTCTTGCGACCGTGTACGGCATCGTCCAGCAGAGCGGCGGCCACATCGGGCTGTACAGCGAGCTGGGGCGCGGGACAACGTTCAAAGTTTACCTTCCGCGCACGGAAGCTCAGGTTCCTTCAGGCGAGTCGCGGCAGGAGACGCGCGTCTTGCCGGCGGGCAGTGAAACCCTGCTCTTGGTGGAGGACGACGCCGCCGTGCGGACCCTCTCTCGGGGTGTGCTTGAGATGTCGGGCTACACCGTGTTGGAGGCCAACGTCGGGCGCGAAGCCTTGCGCATTTGCGAGCGGCACAGCGGGCCGATTCAGATGGTCATAACCGACGTGGTGATGCCCGAGATCGGGGGGCGAATGCTCGTGGAACAAATCAGCGCCTTGAGGCCAGGGATAAAGGTCCTTTACGTGTCTGGGTACACGGACGACACCGTGATCCGGCACGGCGTTCTGGAGGAGGGAACGGCCTTTCTCCAGAAACCCTTCACGCCCGTCGCGCTGGCGAACAAAGTACGGGACGTGCTTGATAAACCGAGTACACAACACTCCGCGGCAAGGGTTCGATAA
- a CDS encoding T9SS type A sorting domain-containing protein, whose product MKTMLRCTVTAKTSRGLKWPTWALALLLAAGTTMVVCGHQAFAQLPPLPPLPPPLPLPAPPPGLPLGPPELPTIPSLPQVLPSNAPTTSGSTELPVTSATLDAKLLVISADGTEPVLGAIRQAAEYEGIPYMLYVATRTPGGFTPAMLSDSSAHAFYQGIVLTTGSLAYLNGTTWTSAFNATEWQTLWDYQAKYRVRTAIAYALPTADLGYGPATGVDATTSPISAQLTPAGQSVFPYVNAANPIVITKAWTYLAPAAGTGTNVLLSDTQGDALALVRTYPDGRQVLSQTFDGNFFLVHSLALAHGLMNWVTGGLFLGERHIYVSPQIDDIFIDNDVYGGGTYRINAIDWSANDAWQTQKHLQAQTADLLLHMAFNGEGTTGTYNLDTLTPTAGATNFQFPWINHTFSHENLDAASYDLVYQQITRNNEVAASMGFTNYDTRALVTPDVSGLSNPEAMSAAYDAGIRFLITDTSQPGMNNPTPQAGIRNAIEPGILMVPRRPVNLYYNVTTPTEWTNEYNFIYHSYWGRDLTYDEILGKESDVLLQYLLRGEVDPWMFHQANLRAYDGVHSLLGDLLDRALEKYSGLFTLPVRSLTLAGLGEWTENRMRYDAAGVRASFVPSEGTMTITASEAAVVPVTGLCADSSEVYGGQCISHVSLAPGQTVVLRIGSTSNAASSGSTTVASVGVSERVAIQDLSPNPFTKSTTIALAIPRRAQSHLVVYDVQGRVVRTLLNRVLEAGVHPITWDGRTDAGNRVAGGVYFAKLESGGLTSVRRIAMIK is encoded by the coding sequence ATGAAGACGATGTTGAGATGCACAGTGACAGCGAAGACATCCCGGGGCCTGAAATGGCCGACCTGGGCGCTAGCGCTCTTGCTTGCCGCCGGCACGACGATGGTCGTGTGCGGTCATCAGGCGTTCGCTCAGCTCCCGCCGCTGCCTCCGCTACCCCCACCGTTGCCATTGCCGGCCCCGCCGCCCGGCCTGCCGCTGGGACCTCCGGAGCTGCCCACGATTCCCTCGCTACCCCAGGTCTTGCCCTCGAACGCGCCCACGACGTCGGGCTCGACCGAGCTGCCGGTCACGTCGGCGACACTCGATGCGAAGCTCTTGGTCATCTCCGCCGATGGGACCGAGCCCGTGCTCGGAGCGATCCGCCAGGCGGCGGAGTACGAGGGCATTCCGTACATGCTGTACGTCGCGACCAGGACTCCGGGCGGATTCACGCCGGCCATGCTGTCCGATAGTAGCGCCCACGCGTTCTACCAGGGCATCGTGCTCACTACCGGGAGCCTGGCGTACTTGAACGGAACGACCTGGACGAGCGCCTTCAACGCGACGGAATGGCAGACGCTGTGGGACTACCAGGCGAAATACCGGGTCCGCACGGCGATTGCCTATGCGCTCCCGACCGCGGACTTGGGCTACGGCCCGGCGACGGGTGTGGATGCCACAACGAGCCCCATCTCCGCTCAGCTGACCCCGGCGGGCCAGTCCGTGTTCCCCTACGTGAACGCGGCGAATCCGATCGTCATCACCAAGGCCTGGACGTACCTGGCTCCCGCGGCGGGAACCGGAACGAACGTGCTCCTGTCCGACACGCAGGGGGACGCGCTCGCTCTGGTCCGGACCTATCCCGACGGCCGACAGGTGCTCTCCCAGACGTTCGATGGGAATTTCTTCCTGGTGCACAGCCTGGCGCTCGCGCACGGCCTCATGAACTGGGTGACGGGGGGGTTGTTCCTGGGAGAGCGCCACATCTACGTGTCGCCGCAGATCGACGACATCTTCATCGACAACGACGTGTACGGGGGAGGAACCTACCGCATCAACGCGATCGACTGGTCTGCCAATGACGCGTGGCAAACGCAGAAACACCTCCAAGCCCAGACGGCGGATCTACTCCTCCACATGGCGTTCAACGGCGAGGGCACGACCGGCACCTACAACCTCGACACGCTCACGCCGACGGCCGGCGCGACGAATTTCCAGTTCCCGTGGATCAATCACACGTTCAGCCACGAGAACCTGGACGCCGCGAGCTACGACCTCGTCTACCAGCAGATCACGCGCAACAACGAGGTGGCCGCTTCCATGGGATTCACGAACTACGATACCCGCGCGCTGGTCACGCCCGACGTATCCGGGCTCTCGAACCCGGAGGCCATGAGCGCCGCCTACGACGCCGGCATCCGCTTCCTCATAACGGACACGTCCCAGCCCGGGATGAACAACCCGACGCCGCAGGCGGGTATCCGCAACGCCATAGAACCCGGCATCCTCATGGTCCCGAGGCGGCCGGTCAACCTCTACTACAACGTGACCACGCCGACCGAGTGGACGAACGAGTACAACTTCATCTACCACAGCTACTGGGGACGCGATCTCACCTACGACGAGATACTCGGCAAGGAATCGGACGTCCTGCTCCAATACCTGCTCCGGGGCGAGGTCGACCCCTGGATGTTCCATCAGGCGAACCTGCGCGCCTATGACGGCGTGCACTCGCTGCTCGGGGATCTGCTCGATCGGGCGCTGGAGAAATACAGCGGGCTCTTCACCCTGCCCGTCCGAAGCCTGACCCTGGCCGGCCTCGGCGAGTGGACGGAGAATCGCATGCGGTACGACGCGGCCGGGGTTCGGGCCTCGTTCGTGCCCAGTGAGGGGACGATGACGATCACCGCTTCCGAGGCGGCCGTCGTGCCCGTCACCGGGCTGTGCGCAGATTCGTCCGAGGTCTACGGGGGGCAGTGCATCAGCCACGTCTCGCTCGCTCCCGGGCAGACCGTCGTGTTGCGCATCGGGAGCACGTCGAACGCGGCGTCGTCAGGCAGCACCACCGTCGCGTCCGTCGGGGTGTCGGAACGCGTGGCGATCCAGGACCTGAGCCCCAATCCGTTCACCAAATCGACCACGATCGCCCTGGCCATTCCGCGGCGGGCCCAGTCTCATCTCGTGGTCTACGACGTCCAGGGCCGGGTGGTCCGGACATTGCTGAACCGCGTCCTCGAGGCCGGCGTTCACCCGATCACGTGGGACGGTCGGACCGATGCCGGCAATCGGGTGGCCGGTGGCGTTTACTTCGCGAAGCTCGAGAGTGGCGGCCTGACCTCCGTCCGCCGCATCGCGATGATCAAGTAG
- a CDS encoding TonB-dependent receptor gives MPNVHGGPLYHLQETRTASPSQRRYRPLHRRAHGLVFAVLLLAPLPASSQTEQDAEPPKALKQLSLEELFDLEVTSVSKKPESVSKTAAAVHVVTADDLHRMGVLSIPEALRYIPGVEVARVDSRSYAITARGFNGTVANKLLVLMDGRSVYTPLYSGVFWDVQDAFIEDIEQIEVIRGPGATVWGANAVNGVINIISKSAANTQGFLVTGGAGNAERGFGGVRYGGTFGPRAFFRVYAKDYDRGPSKLPSGQDAGDASRMHQGGFRADWTPTTSDGITIQGDIYGSSIDRRNANPTELSGGNAQAKWMRRFSDHSSLQLQGYYDRTKRDQPSVFGETLDSYDLTLNHRFAPAARHDVVWGLGYRLTSDDVRNSAALAFLPPRLTHRLYTGFVQDELALSANRLSLTVGSKIEHNDYTAFEYQPGVRLAWTPTQQQTIWGAASRAVRTPSRIDRDFFVPGQPPYFLVGNPNYDSEVLNAFELGYKGQPANELTTSVSTFYNVYDKLRSLEAGPPLLLANGLEGRTYGIEAEAACQVVSRWRLTVGYTFLSLILDVKPTSTDASQVTQEGDSPRHQAFARSSFTLPHDVSVDASVRFVDELRNQKIPATTVCDARLAWQPTKAAEIAVVGQGLFDSSHAEFGKLNTSREIERSIYGKVLCRF, from the coding sequence GACGGTATCGTCCCCTGCATCGACGAGCGCATGGCCTCGTCTTCGCCGTGCTCCTGCTCGCGCCCCTCCCTGCCTCCTCGCAGACGGAGCAGGACGCAGAACCTCCCAAGGCGCTCAAGCAACTGAGCCTCGAGGAACTGTTCGACCTGGAGGTCACCTCGGTCTCGAAGAAGCCGGAGTCTGTCTCCAAGACCGCTGCTGCCGTTCACGTTGTCACGGCAGACGATCTGCATCGAATGGGTGTGCTCAGCATTCCCGAGGCGTTGCGATACATCCCCGGTGTCGAGGTGGCCCGTGTCGATTCGCGCAGCTACGCGATCACAGCACGCGGCTTCAATGGCACCGTCGCGAACAAACTGCTCGTACTCATGGATGGGCGCAGCGTGTACACGCCGCTCTACTCGGGTGTCTTCTGGGACGTCCAGGACGCCTTCATCGAGGACATCGAGCAGATCGAGGTCATCCGGGGTCCCGGGGCCACGGTGTGGGGGGCCAACGCGGTCAATGGGGTCATCAACATCATCTCCAAGAGCGCGGCCAACACACAGGGATTTCTGGTCACCGGCGGGGCCGGCAACGCTGAACGCGGATTCGGAGGCGTCCGCTATGGCGGCACCTTCGGGCCGCGTGCGTTTTTTCGCGTCTACGCCAAGGATTATGACCGCGGGCCGTCGAAGCTCCCGAGCGGCCAGGATGCGGGCGACGCTTCCCGGATGCATCAGGGTGGCTTTCGTGCTGACTGGACGCCGACGACTTCCGACGGCATCACGATTCAAGGGGATATCTACGGTAGTTCCATCGATCGGCGCAACGCGAACCCAACGGAGCTATCCGGCGGAAATGCTCAGGCGAAGTGGATGAGGCGGTTCTCGGACCATTCCAGCCTCCAACTGCAGGGTTACTATGACCGAACCAAGCGGGACCAGCCCTCCGTCTTTGGCGAGACGCTCGACAGCTACGATCTGACCCTGAACCACCGATTCGCCCCGGCCGCGCGACACGATGTCGTGTGGGGGCTCGGCTACCGCCTGACGAGCGACGATGTGCGCAACTCGGCCGCTTTGGCCTTTCTTCCCCCGCGGCTGACACATCGGTTGTACACGGGCTTCGTACAGGACGAGCTCGCCCTGTCAGCGAACCGGCTCTCCCTGACCGTCGGCTCGAAGATCGAACACAACGATTACACCGCCTTCGAATACCAGCCCGGCGTTCGCCTCGCATGGACGCCAACACAGCAACAGACCATCTGGGGAGCAGCGTCGCGGGCGGTGCGAACGCCGTCGCGCATCGACCGCGACTTCTTTGTGCCGGGTCAGCCGCCCTACTTCCTGGTGGGGAATCCGAATTACGACTCCGAGGTGCTGAATGCCTTCGAGCTTGGGTACAAAGGCCAGCCCGCGAACGAGCTGACGACCTCGGTTTCGACCTTCTACAACGTTTACGACAAGCTAAGGAGCCTAGAAGCGGGGCCGCCTTTGCTCTTGGCCAACGGTCTCGAGGGTCGCACGTACGGCATCGAGGCCGAGGCCGCCTGCCAGGTTGTCAGCAGATGGCGCCTGACCGTTGGTTACACGTTCCTGAGCCTCATTCTGGATGTAAAGCCGACGAGCACCGACGCCTCGCAAGTGACGCAAGAAGGCGACTCCCCTCGCCACCAGGCCTTCGCCCGATCGTCGTTCACGCTGCCGCACGATGTGAGCGTGGACGCATCCGTACGCTTCGTTGATGAGCTTCGCAATCAGAAGATTCCTGCGACCACGGTTTGCGATGCACGATTAGCATGGCAGCCTACGAAAGCCGCCGAGATCGCGGTTGTTGGGCAGGGGCTTTTCGATTCGAGCCACGCGGAATTTGGGAAACTGAACACCAGCCGCGAGATTGAGCGAAGCATCTACGGCAAGGTCTTATGCCGGTTCTAG
- a CDS encoding YfiR family protein has protein sequence MPVLARRVPMAALLFVLVLATPSAAGTKVTHEYDLKAAFIFHFAQFVEWPREALPEKSTPFTIGILGEDPFGRSLDEIVANEAVGGHKLLVRRFQNVNQIDSCHVLFISSSEARRLDDILSRLNRRSVLTVGETKDFALRSGIIGFVLSEKRLRLVINLAAATAARLTISSKLLRQSEIVGPVRVQK, from the coding sequence ATGCCGGTTCTAGCCCGCCGCGTCCCGATGGCCGCTCTCCTCTTCGTCCTGGTCCTGGCGACGCCATCCGCCGCGGGGACCAAGGTCACCCACGAATATGATCTCAAGGCCGCGTTCATATTTCATTTCGCGCAATTCGTGGAGTGGCCCCGCGAGGCCCTGCCCGAAAAGAGCACGCCCTTCACGATCGGCATCCTCGGAGAGGACCCGTTCGGCAGGAGCCTTGACGAAATCGTCGCCAATGAAGCAGTCGGCGGTCACAAGCTGCTCGTCCGCCGCTTCCAGAACGTCAATCAGATCGACTCGTGCCACGTTCTCTTCATCAGTTCTTCTGAGGCGCGCCGCTTGGATGACATTCTCTCGCGCCTCAATCGTCGGAGCGTCCTCACGGTCGGCGAAACAAAGGACTTCGCCCTTCGCTCCGGGATCATTGGCTTCGTCCTCTCGGAGAAGCGGCTGCGGCTCGTGATCAACCTGGCGGCCGCCACGGCGGCGAGGCTCACGATCAGTTCCAAGCTCCTGCGACAGTCCGAGATCGTCGGGCCCGTTCGGGTGCAGAAATGA
- a CDS encoding HAMP domain-containing protein: MRVPRTTIRRKLVTAMMLTSTTVLLLVGAVFVAHDVVSFRRFIVQTLVTRADILAANSTAALAFRNPEDASQVLDALKTDPRMIAAALYDQQGLLFATYPLSVSPGVVPSASGPIGHRFEKSDLVVSRPVVEDGRRLGTLYLKSDLQELDNRLRVGAVVVLLAVFGSIAVAFALSTWLQRRIAQPILALAGVAKSVSERKDFSVRSKAAGDDEVGVLAGAFDEMLSEIQQRDREIRLLNADLERRVVARTAELEAANKELEAFSYSVSHDLRAPLRHIDGFVDLLAKHAAPSLDEKGRRQLATISAAARRMGALIDDLLVFSRMGRSEMTKTSVDLSALAKEVVQDLRGDAKDRCVEWKLGQLPTVQGDPSMLRLVLTNLLSNALKYSGPKKEARIEVGANSQNGELIISVRDNGVGFDPAYSHKLFGVFQRLHGMNEFEGTGIGLANVRRIVSRHGGRTWAEGAINEGATFYFSLPK; this comes from the coding sequence ATGAGAGTCCCGCGCACCACGATCCGGCGCAAGCTCGTCACGGCGATGATGCTGACGAGCACGACCGTCCTGCTGTTGGTGGGCGCGGTTTTCGTCGCACACGATGTCGTCAGCTTCCGCCGATTCATCGTTCAAACCCTCGTCACGCGCGCCGATATTCTTGCAGCAAATTCGACCGCGGCTCTCGCGTTCCGAAACCCCGAGGATGCGAGTCAGGTTCTCGATGCTCTCAAGACCGACCCGCGCATGATTGCGGCGGCGTTGTACGACCAGCAGGGACTTTTGTTCGCGACCTATCCGCTGAGCGTCTCACCCGGAGTGGTCCCGTCTGCGTCGGGCCCGATCGGCCATCGCTTCGAGAAGTCGGACCTGGTCGTCTCCCGGCCCGTCGTCGAGGACGGGAGACGGCTCGGGACGCTCTATCTCAAGTCCGACCTGCAGGAGCTCGACAACCGCCTTCGCGTCGGTGCGGTGGTAGTGCTCCTCGCGGTCTTCGGTTCCATCGCGGTTGCGTTCGCGCTCTCCACGTGGCTGCAGCGCCGGATCGCACAGCCGATTCTCGCTCTTGCGGGTGTAGCCAAGAGCGTCTCCGAGCGCAAGGACTTCTCGGTCCGCTCGAAAGCCGCCGGCGACGACGAGGTCGGCGTCCTGGCGGGAGCATTTGATGAGATGTTGAGTGAGATTCAGCAACGGGACAGGGAGATCCGGCTGCTCAACGCGGATCTGGAACGGCGGGTCGTCGCGCGTACCGCGGAGCTCGAGGCTGCGAACAAGGAGCTCGAGGCGTTCTCGTACTCCGTCTCGCACGACCTCCGCGCGCCGTTGCGCCACATCGACGGCTTCGTCGACCTGCTGGCCAAGCATGCGGCCCCGTCGCTGGATGAGAAGGGGCGGCGCCAACTCGCGACGATCTCAGCCGCCGCGAGGAGGATGGGTGCCCTGATCGACGATCTACTCGTCTTCTCTCGCATGGGTCGTTCGGAAATGACCAAAACCTCCGTGGATCTCTCCGCCCTGGCGAAAGAGGTAGTCCAAGACCTCCGGGGGGACGCAAAGGATCGATGCGTGGAGTGGAAACTCGGCCAGCTCCCGACCGTACAAGGGGATCCTTCCATGCTGCGCCTCGTTCTGACGAACCTGCTCTCGAACGCCCTCAAATACTCAGGCCCAAAGAAGGAGGCGCGAATCGAAGTCGGCGCCAACTCCCAGAACGGTGAGCTTATTATTTCCGTGCGGGACAACGGGGTCGGCTTTGACCCTGCGTACTCCCACAAGTTGTTCGGTGTCTTTCAGCGGTTGCATGGGATGAACGAATTCGAAGGAACCGGAATCGGCCTCGCCAATGTTCGCCGGATCGTGAGTCGGCATGGCGGAAGGACGTGGGCCGAAGGCGCGATCAACGAGGGCGCGACCTTTTACTTCTCTCTTCCCAAGTAA